Below is a genomic region from Medicago truncatula cultivar Jemalong A17 chromosome 3, MtrunA17r5.0-ANR, whole genome shotgun sequence.
CACCAACAAATGATAGTTAACTATCATTCGATTTTTATTAAGTGTCTTTGAGCAATTTTAGGAGCCTGAAAAGCAACTCCATTTCATTTTCATAGGAAGGAAACATGATAAGACTTCCTTAGTTATCCAACAAGAAATTAGTTTCTTGTAAGCAAAAATAGaactattattaaattatgttgATTTGTTGTCTTATTTTAGAGAGTGGCCGGTGTTTATACGATTATATATACGCCTTAAGAGAGTGCAGGTGTCAATTTCAGTCAAGAAACCATCAAATTTAATAATTCGGTTTAGTTTGAATGActcctttaaaaaatatgacttGATTTGATTTGACTAAATTCGGTCATTAAATAAAATCTTATCAGAGCCATtttcaccaacaaaaaaaaaatcctaaaatatcAAACATTATTTAGTTTTGTCttgatttcaattattttatattgtttacgCTTTGATTTGGATTGGATTATATGAAACCCCTATATGTTATGTCTTTTTGATGTATTACTTGCTTGTATTCACACTCTTACTATATGAATCCATTGaacaaaaaacaagaaattaagTATGACTCATTATCATTAAAACCCTAAGACCATAACAAGAAATAAACTACAACTGATCAAGACAACAAAGAGGCAAAGagctatacttttttttttgacctaGAAACAACCTAAATAGGAATATATCGTGATAAAACAGACCAAGTGAACCAACCCTAATCTATTCTAACACAAAATCACTAGTCACAGGCCCAACCTAGCAATCCCGCGTGCGGACTCGAAACCAGATTACAAAGGCAAAGAGTGATTCTTGTTTCCATTACAATAGAAATTTAATGGCAAGAACAATCGCAGCATTATGCAAAGACAAATTGGTAAAATTAATCATCTGAAGGAGATGGAGCAACCTCTGGTGATGGTGAAGGAGTTTCTGCTTGATCAACACGTTTAAACCCAAACTTCTTGATCAGTTCAGTGGCAATTAGTTCATTAGCTTTGTCTGATGGATGATACTCATCCCAAAATACGTACTTGCTTCTATCTTTACACAATGTTGATGCTGGTATACATGTAAGAGCTGGTCTAATCCTCCCAAATGAACAACATGGTGAGTCTGCGTTTTGGAACCCTACATTGAAAATATTATGACAATGGAAATTATTCTCACGAGACAAGCTAACGTTTTCGTAACATCGAGGTCTAGCGCAAGTGGTTGGTATGCGATGTGTATTGTgtaaatcttattctattagaTTCAATTTCAGcccataaaaaaatttcattatttttttaagagtgtATTTGGTTCCACAATAGAGAttatcatagttttattttttttagttaataagtttaataaaaatctatgaagcacgaatATGGATacagacaccggacacgacacacACACTAACACACCGACAAcgctaataatttgataaaatcacacaatttagtgtaattatatgtgtcggtgtcgtgttgATGTTAGACACGACACGTGTCTGATATCGGAACACGCCTAATtcaaggagtgtccgtgcttccaGGTAAAAATGCATATCTTTGTGTTTTTTCCTTATGAAAATACATATGTTGTTGtgagaaaaaatagaaattgatTTTATCTCAAAAACTTGCATacaaattgtaaaaaaataattcttataaattgtactttttttacacctaaaatttgtttttggagtGGAAACATTCAAGCATAAATTATTTAACTTCGAACTAACTATAACAAacacaattttacaaaatcatttcTATTCAAAGTCATATTTATCACGAAGATAGTCCTTGTACCATGAAGATAGTCCTGAGgttattaatatcattttaatttcttaaaaaaaatatttatcacacgttcataaaaacacaaaaaatgttctagaaattctaaatattgaaattatttttatttgactctattttttatataaacctttgaaaacaaaaacaaaataaattaacattttctttattaaaactaattaagaaattaaaaaaaaattgtgaagaaattaatattatacttACCATACTTGCTGGGGTTGCTAATGACATCATTAACCACATCATAAGCATCACCAAATCTGTAGCTTGCATTGGGAAGTTGCTTCCCCAAATCATTTACTACCTTACTTGAAGCTTTGTTAAAGCTAAGAGCtaacttgtttgttttttcttgacAATTCCCAGATGTACTAAGCACTCTTTGAAGGGGAATACAGCCCATTGGGCCAAGCCCAAACACCATCAGTTGCCTTGCTCCTAGGCTATGCAGTACCTAAATATTTCAAAAGCATAATTAAGAAAGATTTTAAGTGCCTTAAATAAGACTATTTTCTTTTCccacttaacatttttttataggcTTTTATTGATTATGAGTTTAAAATCCATACATTTATTTTCCCAAAGACCATTAGTTGCCTTGCACCTAGGCTCTTATTTTTGTCACCTAGGCTCTTATTTTTGTCTATGCATGCCAACAACGCAGGGCGGGTATAAGCATTATCGGCCATATcccatgttaaaaaaaatatattattaagttTGATACTTATTTGTAAGTTAATGGGTATAagattattaaatataataagaaaaatttCAATAAGGAGGATAGGGCGAGGGTGGGTGTGGATGTGGGACGGGTATAAGCATCCTCGGTCCCGCCCTGCTCCGCCCCCGTACTAAAAATATGGGTTTTCTCCCCACCTGCAGCCACATTAGTTAAATCGGATTTTCCCCGTAAAATTTAGGGCAGAGCGGCCGGGTTTGAACGGAGCGGATTTTGTAAGAATCAAAATCCCAAATTCAATCCAGAGAAAAGATTGTGCTTGAttagattaaataaatataaaccttTAGTTGTTCTTGAAGTGTTCCTACTAAGTAATCGATGAAGGTTTCATCATTGTATGTCCATGAATCACTATAAAGAGGCATCAAGTAATTGTTGATGAAGTCATTGCTACCTAAAGCAACAACATAACGTGCTTCCTGAAAAAACTTCTCTGCTTCAAATTTTCCAATTTTGCTTCTAATTAGTTCTTGTGTCCCCTCAAACAGCTCAATTTGTTTGTAGAGAGAAAATCTTTGAATCTGCAAGAGGTATgatttttcattcaaataaataaaaatgtcaaataacataaaattaagagtaatgatattcaAACTCTCATTTCTACTTACATATACGACACCTTTTTAATCACGTTCAAAAATATGGTTAATTCGGTTGTATAATTGATTAATTCAATTCATGATCAGAATTGTGGTTAATTCAACTACACGATTAACTATAACTTTACCTTCTTCAACTTGATTTAAATTAACCGTCTACTCAATTAaattaaccataattttgaATACGACCAAATATAGTgtttataaaactttttttttttttgtaaaattaattcttGTAATCTTACAAAATAACTGCCGGTTTCATTCAATATGCCACCACCTCCTGAAGCATAGTTCACTCCATTTTCCAATATAACATCTTCACTTAGAGATGGGTCCAAAAATGCTGGAGGCCTAGGAAGCCCCATATTGTCACCTAAACATGtaaataatatgagtatgatATTAGCATGAGGTAGCAATAAGCATACTCAACATAACATTACAATATATTAGATTTACTTGATTATAGAAAAAACTGTATaagcatcaatttttttttcttcaagtagTCTACTAGTTATAATTCACCTTGatttcaaggtgaataagtggggtgtccgtggttcgaaccccggcttcTGCATATAACAATACATGTTCTtttcaactgagttatgctcacggggacataTAAGCATCAATTTTACTTTCATTTTGGTAGAAAACCACCATAATTAGGAACTTTAACACCCCAAATGACTCTAAATAGTATCCTCAAAAGCTTCGATCCTTTGAACTAACTATGAAAATAATCTCAACTTAGATGCTTAGTTCGCACCTTAAAACTCATCTCACCTTGATGAGAATGTGTTATGCGGAGATCTAATTTGATCCTTCCGCAAATGCTCAGTGCTACTTAACCAACTGAGCCAAACTCATTGGTTAAAtaccaaatttaaaataaaagtcaTATTATTTCTAAATAATGATGTGTTTATAGATTTGCTTAACAcagtaaaaaaaatcttaaaaagtAAAAGAGGTACCTATAATATCAGCAACTGTACGACCATTAGAGAACCTCCCATTAGGAAGACCATTTCCTATATCAATACCATACCAAGGCAAACTTGCTTGAGCAAGACTTTTAGATAAGTACTTATTGTTTCCAACATCAGATAAAGAATCACCAAAAATGAACTGCACCATCTTGCAATCACATCCTTCAAATATTCTAACtgctaaaataacaattacaagataaaatttcatgtttgttaGTGTAGAATAATTGATGATATCTCTTCAAAGCAAAAGGTTCTACTAAGATATAAGTGCTTGGTTTGTTaagattttttgttaaatatatgGAATGGTTTGATATTGTTTGGTTGAGGAATATAGagaaaatatatgtataatgTGGAAAAGAGAGAGAGTGAAGTAGATTGTTTGATGAACCAACTATTACTGATTCAAACCTACTGCAACTACTCGTATATACTTTCTGTTGTGAGATGAAgtcatcatttttattattttgtttttccaaattcatgatttttactctactttttattttctatgcTTTGTAAATTTGGTTCTCatattctttttaattgtaCTTGTGAATTTTGATCCTTGGTTATCAAAGTTTTGGAAACTTATTTGGCTTCAAAATATTGTCTTGTGGGGACCAGAAGTTCTCAATCTTTAAATGTTTTGAAATCTTGCTCTCAAAAGTTAGCTTAGTATATGTTTGATATCACGATGGGTGTGCCAGAGTCA
It encodes:
- the LOC25490409 gene encoding GDSL esterase/lipase At1g74460 codes for the protein MKFYLVIVILAVRIFEGCDCKMVQFIFGDSLSDVGNNKYLSKSLAQASLPWYGIDIGNGLPNGRFSNGRTVADIIGDNMGLPRPPAFLDPSLSEDVILENGVNYASGGGGILNETGSYFIQRFSLYKQIELFEGTQELIRSKIGKFEAEKFFQEARYVVALGSNDFINNYLMPLYSDSWTYNDETFIDYLVGTLQEQLKVLHSLGARQLMVFGLGPMGCIPLQRVLSTSGNCQEKTNKLALSFNKASSKVVNDLGKQLPNASYRFGDAYDVVNDVISNPSKYGFQNADSPCCSFGRIRPALTCIPASTLCKDRSKYVFWDEYHPSDKANELIATELIKKFGFKRVDQAETPSPSPEVAPSPSDD